From a region of the Lactuca sativa cultivar Salinas chromosome 4, Lsat_Salinas_v11, whole genome shotgun sequence genome:
- the LOC111881964 gene encoding uncharacterized protein LOC111881964, which produces MSWWARSIANTLQFNADDDEDSEQHRMNNNNNNNNTEKDLSTDQQSEDDDSPLTPGRGVKEDLSEITKTLTRQLWGVASFLAPPPPPAEYSNEQSDPSDPEDASPEGISGIRRDFAEIGGRFRSGISKLSTNIDVSEITKMATNFLQLSPDGDDYQLSRDANAIGVTDEVVAFVRDITMHPETWLDFPLPEDEDDDEDFELSDAQQEHALTVESLAPRLAALRIELCPGYMSENSFWKIYFVLLHPRLESQAAELLSTPEIVKARASLTREMKDRSKLQTNEEEASGNKFPFSEQKPKPEDVSLPSGPQPESESESESELTEKHPIPIPTEEVQVIDKSVIQEEPRNDTKPEAHNVVESNDEDDWLKEETSENVIPIPIENDEDVSFSDLEEEDGPESSMKESREWVQLGESSGKQGNKGKVEMKESNDWLDVDDIDVA; this is translated from the exons ATGTCATGGTGGGCTCGATCTATCGCAAACACCCTACAATTTAACGCCGATGACGATGAGGACTCCGAACAACACCGTatgaacaataacaacaacaacaacaacacagaGAAAGATCTATCGACAGATCAACAAAGCGAAGACGATGATTCTCCTTTAACTCCAGGACGAGGAGTCAAAGAAGACTTATCAGAGATCACAAAAACCCTAACTCGTCAATTATGGGGCGTCGCCTCTTTTCTTGCTCCTCCTCCGCCTCCTGCTGAATACTCTAATGAACAATCAGATCCATCTGATCCTGAAGATGCTTCCCCGGAGGGGATTTCCGGAATACGCAGAGACTTTGCCGAGATCGGAGGGAGGTTTCGCAGTGGAATTTCTAAGCTTTCTACTAATATAGATGTATCGGAGATCACAAAAATGGCTACGAATTTTCTTCAGCTGTCACCGGACGGTGACGATTACCAGTTGTCTAGGGATGCTAATGCAATTGGTGTTACGGATGAAGTTGTGGCTTTTGTTAGGGATATCACGATGCATCCGGAGACTTGGTTGGATTTTCCTCTACCTGAAGATGAAGACGACGATGAAG ATTTTGAGCTGTCTGATGCACAACAAGAACACGCATTGACTGTAGAAAGCTTAGCACCAAGATTAGCTGCTCTTAGGATCGAACTCTGTCCAGGGTATATGAGTGAAAACTCCTTCTGGAAGATATATTTTGTACTTTTGCATCCAAGACTCGAATCTCAAGCTGCTGAACTTCTTTCAACACCCGAG ATTGTGAAAGCCAGAGCTTCATTGACACGTGAAATGAAGGATCGATCTAAGTTACAAACAAATGAGGAAGAAGCGTCAGGAAACAAGTTCCCTTTCTCTGAGCAAAAACCAAAACCAGAGGATGTTTCTTTGCCATCTGGTCCACAACCGGAATCGGAATCAGAATCGGAGTCGGAATTGACTGAAAAACATCCGATTCCGATTCCGACCGAAGAGGTTCAAGTTATAGACAAGTCTGTAATCCAAGAGGAACCACGAAATGACACAAAACCCGAAGCTCACAATGTCGTTGAATCTAACGATGAAGATGATTGGTTGAAGGAAGAAACATCGGAAAACGTGATTCCGATTCCGATTGAGAACGATGAAGACGTGTCGTTTAGTGATCTTGAGGAGGAAGATGGTCCGGAATCGTCGATGAAAGAGTCGCGGGAATGGGTTCAGCTCGGGGAGAGTTCTGGTAAGCAGGGGAATAAGGGTAAGGTGGAGATGAAGGAATCTAATGATTGGCTTGATGTTGATGACATTGATGTTGCATGA